One window of Methanogenium organophilum genomic DNA carries:
- a CDS encoding phosphoribosyltransferase, with translation MLPDTFPCELITWERAAALGRRLAQVVRESGYRPDLAVAIGRGGYVPARVLCDYLRYEMLTSIKIEHWGEAGEEKPETTVRFPLSIDVIGSRLLVVDDVTDTGDTLTAAVSYLRDCGAAEIRTAVLQHKGTSGFLPDYYAEIVTDWRWIIYPWAVYEDLSGFVLRILKKGPATPEEIVDDLTEDFSITADTRMFAEICADLFQRGEAELRDGKIQISGWGNLHHQ, from the coding sequence ATGTTGCCTGACACCTTCCCCTGCGAACTGATCACCTGGGAGCGCGCCGCAGCACTCGGCCGACGACTGGCACAGGTCGTCCGTGAATCCGGCTACCGCCCGGATCTGGCGGTTGCCATCGGGCGGGGCGGATATGTGCCGGCACGGGTGCTCTGTGACTATCTCCGCTATGAGATGCTCACAAGCATCAAAATTGAGCACTGGGGTGAAGCAGGGGAAGAGAAACCGGAGACCACAGTCCGGTTTCCGCTATCCATTGATGTCATCGGTTCGCGCCTGCTCGTCGTCGATGATGTCACCGATACCGGGGACACCCTGACCGCGGCCGTTTCCTACCTCAGGGATTGCGGGGCTGCAGAGATCAGGACGGCCGTCCTGCAGCACAAGGGGACATCAGGGTTTCTGCCGGACTACTACGCAGAGATAGTAACAGACTGGCGCTGGATCATATACCCATGGGCAGTATATGAAGATCTTTCCGGATTCGTGCTCCGTATTCTTAAAAAAGGCCCTGCCACACCGGAAGAAATTGTGGATGACCTCACAGAGGATTTCAGCATCACCGCAGACACCCGGATGTTCGCAGAGATCTGTGCAGACCTTTTCCAGCGGGGCGAAGCAGAGCTAAGGGACGGGAAGATTCAGATATCCGGATGGGGCAACCTACACCACCAGTAA
- a CDS encoding flavodoxin family protein, with protein sequence MTPDTDTAPAETPPAVAIIYHSETGHTRAIARNAAEKTGATLIEVRPERHYCRMGKYLRGGIRAVTGRKDAIYPAEINISPFDIIIIGTPVWSQHPTPVITGAVAALRGVKEGTRAIVFTTCMAHAGRATAPLKEALRQVGIPVQQSYTFPNRYPAGACGTVLAKGVETLRTAKTGEKPN encoded by the coding sequence ATGACACCGGATACCGATACGGCACCCGCCGAAACACCACCGGCGGTCGCCATCATCTACCACTCCGAAACCGGCCATACACGGGCCATTGCCCGGAATGCCGCAGAAAAGACCGGAGCAACCCTGATAGAGGTACGGCCGGAGCGACATTACTGCAGAATGGGAAAATATCTCCGGGGAGGCATCAGGGCCGTAACCGGCCGGAAGGATGCTATCTATCCTGCCGAGATCAACATATCCCCCTTTGACATCATCATCATAGGCACCCCGGTCTGGTCACAACATCCGACACCCGTTATAACCGGGGCGGTTGCAGCATTGCGGGGGGTAAAGGAGGGTACCCGTGCAATTGTCTTCACCACCTGTATGGCCCATGCCGGGAGAGCCACCGCTCCGCTCAAAGAAGCACTACGGCAGGTGGGCATCCCGGTACAGCAGTCGTACACATTCCCCAACCGATACCCGGCAGGCGCGTGTGGCACAGTTCTTGCAAAGGGAGTGGAAACCCTGCGTACGGCAAAAACAGGAGAGAAACCTAACTGA
- a CDS encoding pyridoxamine 5'-phosphate oxidase family protein: MVALTEEMKTALATMKAFPVATASADGWPNVVPIGFVELVDDETIWIADNFMKKTLANIRENPKMSVYVWGPETKGCFQIKGEVELKTEGPEFAKMQETVRAKMAQAPAKGLMVMKIHEVYTCSPGPDAGDRLL, translated from the coding sequence ATGGTAGCACTCACAGAAGAGATGAAAACCGCCCTTGCAACGATGAAGGCATTTCCGGTTGCCACCGCATCAGCAGATGGGTGGCCGAATGTGGTCCCGATTGGATTTGTCGAACTGGTCGATGACGAGACGATATGGATCGCAGACAATTTCATGAAAAAGACGCTTGCCAATATCCGGGAAAACCCGAAGATGTCCGTCTATGTCTGGGGCCCGGAGACGAAGGGCTGCTTCCAGATCAAAGGAGAGGTGGAGCTGAAGACCGAAGGTCCGGAGTTTGCCAAGATGCAGGAGACCGTTCGTGCAAAGATGGCACAGGCGCCCGCAAAGGGTCTCATGGTCATGAAGATCCACGAGGTCTACACCTGCAGTCCCGGCCCGGATGCAGGGGACAGACTCCTCTGA
- a CDS encoding adenosylcobalamin-dependent ribonucleoside-diphosphate reductase — protein sequence MTGSLTTHILAARYLRDDENSFTDVCRRVADAIGETQREKETFFSEMHSLRFLPNSPTLMNAGTENGQLAACFTLPIGDSLPTIFDALKWGALIHQSGGGTGYNFSKIRPKASPVRELDGMASGPVSFMQIFNQATEIIRQGGRRRGANMGILNADHPDILTFIHAKEREGDLANFNISVMVTDAFMACIRDGKQDSVWTTHPATGDEVTVGDIWDAITGGIWKNGEPGVLFYNEINHHNPTPLLGEIDAVNPCGEQPLLPFESCVLGSVNLTRFVKEDHIDEVGLKQTTGIAVRMLDRIIDKNTYPLSRIETATKRTRKVGLGVMGVHDTLLMLGIPYDSAKGRVLCGHVMECITTAAVETSHVIAVESDSFPAWDNSRWNKCPMRNAALTCIAPTGSISLLADCSPGIEPVYSYAYTRRHTAGSSFAMLHPLFAQDLATAARDRFSSQPEVDQEINAVISHLRRTGTVQDINWLPASFRRLYKTATDISWKDHIRMQAVFQPRVHAAISKTINMPHSATDDDIAAAILFAWGSNLKGITCYRTGSRREVVYAIGEETEPWPCICSRPPEG from the coding sequence ATGACCGGAAGCCTCACCACACACATCCTTGCAGCACGCTATCTTCGTGACGATGAGAACTCCTTTACGGACGTCTGTAGAAGGGTCGCAGACGCCATCGGAGAGACACAGCGTGAAAAAGAGACATTTTTTTCGGAGATGCACAGCCTCCGTTTTCTTCCGAACTCTCCCACCCTGATGAACGCGGGAACGGAGAACGGGCAGCTTGCCGCCTGTTTCACGCTTCCTATCGGCGACTCTCTCCCAACAATATTTGATGCCCTCAAATGGGGAGCACTTATCCACCAGAGCGGGGGGGGCACCGGATATAACTTCTCAAAAATTCGCCCGAAGGCGTCCCCTGTCCGCGAGTTAGACGGCATGGCATCAGGGCCGGTCTCGTTCATGCAGATCTTTAACCAGGCGACCGAGATCATCCGGCAGGGAGGGAGGCGGCGGGGGGCAAACATGGGCATCCTCAATGCAGACCATCCCGACATCCTCACTTTCATCCACGCCAAGGAAAGAGAAGGGGATCTCGCAAACTTCAACATCTCGGTGATGGTGACAGACGCATTCATGGCATGTATCCGTGACGGAAAACAGGATTCAGTCTGGACAACTCACCCTGCCACGGGGGATGAGGTAACGGTGGGCGACATCTGGGACGCGATCACAGGCGGCATCTGGAAAAACGGGGAACCCGGCGTCCTTTTTTATAATGAAATAAACCACCACAATCCCACGCCTCTCCTCGGGGAGATCGATGCCGTAAACCCCTGTGGGGAACAGCCGCTTCTCCCGTTTGAGAGTTGTGTCCTCGGTTCGGTGAACCTCACCCGGTTTGTCAAAGAGGACCATATCGATGAGGTCGGACTCAAACAAACGACCGGAATTGCGGTGCGGATGCTGGATCGGATCATCGACAAAAACACCTATCCGCTTTCCCGGATTGAAACGGCAACGAAACGGACCCGAAAGGTTGGGCTTGGAGTAATGGGCGTCCACGACACCCTCCTTATGCTGGGGATACCATATGATTCAGCCAAAGGGCGTGTACTCTGCGGGCATGTTATGGAGTGCATCACCACAGCGGCGGTAGAGACTTCACATGTTATTGCCGTTGAATCCGACTCATTTCCGGCATGGGACAATAGCAGATGGAATAAATGCCCAATGCGCAACGCCGCCCTCACCTGCATCGCCCCGACAGGCAGCATCTCTCTTCTCGCAGATTGTTCGCCGGGCATCGAACCAGTGTATTCCTATGCATATACCCGCAGGCATACCGCAGGATCTTCCTTTGCGATGCTGCACCCGCTCTTTGCGCAGGACCTCGCCACCGCCGCACGGGACCGGTTCTCCTCACAACCGGAAGTAGATCAGGAGATCAATGCCGTCATCTCCCATCTCCGCCGCACGGGAACAGTGCAGGATATCAACTGGCTCCCGGCTTCCTTCCGAAGGCTCTACAAAACCGCGACCGACATCAGCTGGAAAGACCACATCAGGATGCAGGCAGTATTCCAGCCGCGTGTACACGCTGCCATCTCCAAGACCATCAACATGCCTCATTCAGCAACAGACGACGATATTGCGGCAGCCATTCTCTTTGCCTGGGGGAGCAATCTGAAAGGCATCACCTGTTACCGGACCGGAAGCAGGAGAGAAGTGGTTTATGCCATCGGAGAAGAGACAGAACCGTGGCCGTGCATCTGCTCACGCCCGCCGGAGGGCTGA
- a CDS encoding nucleoside recognition domain-containing protein, which produces MNTFFQETTLLALSLLARTIPMMVAGVIAAELILAFNATERLSRYSRPLTVWSNLHHECGISFMMAFISPKAANAMLAKYHRDGTITRREMVIAALMNSFPNVMMHWRYLLPVYVPLLGLIGLIYFAILVVVGIIKTMIVMVAGRWMLPAPHDTENKRRGPVPRPTWKDGVHTALKASAASLRHILIISVPTILIVAVFINLGFFDLVADQMQGIGSWFPVPTPGFAIIAAQFGSFIASASVASTLLAAGTLSPQEIIITLLVGNILTSVTRAIRWYGTSYAAIFGPRNGALIQGLSTGLRVVVMIGVVALLSLIW; this is translated from the coding sequence ATGAACACATTTTTTCAGGAGACCACCCTTCTTGCTCTCAGCCTCCTCGCCCGCACTATCCCCATGATGGTGGCAGGCGTCATCGCAGCGGAACTGATACTCGCATTTAATGCAACAGAACGCCTTTCCCGGTACTCCCGGCCACTCACCGTCTGGTCCAACCTCCATCACGAATGCGGCATATCCTTCATGATGGCCTTTATATCACCCAAGGCTGCCAACGCCATGCTCGCGAAATACCACCGGGACGGAACCATCACCCGCCGTGAGATGGTCATCGCGGCGCTGATGAACTCTTTTCCCAATGTGATGATGCACTGGCGCTATCTTTTGCCGGTGTATGTCCCTCTTCTCGGCCTCATCGGACTCATCTACTTCGCAATCCTTGTCGTAGTCGGGATCATCAAGACCATGATCGTGATGGTCGCCGGGCGGTGGATGCTGCCTGCGCCCCACGACACAGAAAATAAAAGGAGGGGGCCGGTTCCGCGGCCCACATGGAAAGACGGGGTGCACACCGCACTAAAGGCTTCCGCCGCATCCCTTCGTCATATCCTGATCATCAGTGTGCCCACGATTCTTATCGTGGCGGTCTTCATCAACCTCGGATTCTTTGATCTGGTAGCCGATCAGATGCAGGGCATCGGCTCCTGGTTCCCGGTGCCCACTCCGGGATTTGCCATCATCGCCGCTCAGTTCGGGTCATTCATTGCCAGCGCAAGCGTTGCTTCCACATTGCTTGCAGCAGGGACTCTCAGCCCGCAGGAGATTATTATCACCCTCCTCGTGGGCAATATCCTGACAAGTGTCACCCGGGCCATTCGGTGGTACGGAACCTCATATGCAGCAATATTCGGTCCGCGAAACGGTGCCCTGATCCAGGGACTTTCAACCGGTCTCCGTGTTGTTGTTATGATTGGTGTCGTCGCCCTCCTCTCCCTTATCTGGTAA
- a CDS encoding winged helix-turn-helix domain-containing protein, giving the protein MKPETLPVNEIRELKSEISALRSDLNRYAGQGPGLQGTALLAELRNSCADAIVTGCRDMGCDAIGKKAGDCPLWEKCRSTFQMLFEGVLESIRSGHLTPGEITAIRTRMAEMKDHAPFDRCASCFAESEHQLNQQFRMLEAIGACHEEMDTAVAVRSLPEEAATLFSDALGSAVRLQVLKACYDDAKTFTELSNLTGLRGGNLLFHLEKLIKSDIIRQKGERGEYRITLRGYELAGSIAELYQKIR; this is encoded by the coding sequence ATGAAACCGGAAACACTACCCGTTAACGAAATTCGCGAACTAAAATCAGAAATTTCTGCCCTCCGCTCCGACCTGAACCGCTACGCGGGGCAGGGGCCCGGCCTGCAGGGGACAGCCCTCCTTGCAGAACTTCGAAACAGCTGCGCCGATGCCATTGTGACCGGCTGCCGGGATATGGGGTGCGACGCCATCGGGAAAAAGGCAGGCGACTGCCCCCTCTGGGAGAAATGCCGCTCAACCTTTCAGATGCTCTTTGAAGGAGTCCTTGAGAGTATCCGCTCGGGACATCTCACCCCCGGGGAAATTACAGCTATTCGCACCAGAATGGCCGAAATGAAGGATCATGCGCCGTTCGACCGGTGCGCATCCTGCTTTGCCGAGTCGGAGCACCAGCTGAACCAGCAATTCAGGATGCTTGAGGCGATCGGGGCCTGTCATGAGGAGATGGATACCGCCGTTGCCGTACGATCTCTTCCGGAGGAGGCCGCCACGCTCTTCAGCGATGCCCTGGGAAGTGCCGTCAGACTCCAGGTGCTCAAGGCCTGCTATGATGATGCAAAGACCTTCACAGAACTTTCAAACCTGACCGGCCTGCGGGGCGGCAACCTCCTCTTCCACCTTGAAAAGCTGATAAAAAGTGATATCATCCGACAGAAAGGCGAACGTGGCGAATACCGGATCACCTTGCGCGGCTATGAACTGGCAGGGTCCATCGCAGAACTGTATCAGAAAATCCGGTAA
- a CDS encoding FeoA family protein — MILNELHPGERGRVTGIAGGHCVRQKLALRGIAEGCTLTMVSSSCGPVAVEFRGNTVALGRCMARHIQVVKVE; from the coding sequence ATGATCCTGAATGAGTTACATCCCGGTGAACGCGGCCGTGTCACGGGGATTGCGGGTGGACACTGTGTCCGGCAGAAACTTGCCCTGCGGGGTATTGCGGAAGGGTGTACGCTTACCATGGTATCATCATCATGCGGGCCGGTGGCGGTGGAGTTTCGGGGGAACACGGTGGCCCTCGGTCGCTGCATGGCCCGCCATATACAGGTTGTGAAGGTGGAATAA
- the tsaA gene encoding tRNA (N6-threonylcarbamoyladenosine(37)-N6)-methyltransferase TrmO, giving the protein MMNSADVYPIGIVRSPYQNRGDAPRQGRFTPDTEMDIEIFEEYQDGISDFGGISHLFVLLWFDRSSRTSLSARPSWAKGIQPVFTTRSPDRPNPIGLDIGKIISVTGRTIRVAGLDALDGTPVLDIKPYAPSIDAIPDAAEPFRPHE; this is encoded by the coding sequence ATGATGAACTCAGCAGATGTGTACCCCATAGGCATTGTCAGATCCCCGTACCAGAACCGCGGTGACGCCCCGCGACAGGGACGGTTCACACCAGACACTGAGATGGATATCGAGATCTTTGAAGAATATCAGGATGGCATCAGTGACTTTGGAGGTATCAGCCACCTCTTTGTCCTCCTCTGGTTTGATCGGTCCTCACGAACATCCCTCTCGGCACGCCCCTCATGGGCCAAGGGCATCCAGCCAGTCTTTACCACCCGGTCCCCGGACCGCCCCAACCCGATTGGCCTTGATATCGGGAAGATCATCAGCGTCACCGGCCGGACCATCCGGGTGGCAGGACTTGACGCACTGGACGGGACGCCGGTCCTCGATATCAAGCCCTATGCACCATCTATCGACGCCATACCTGATGCAGCAGAACCGTTCCGGCCCCACGAGTAA
- a CDS encoding FeoA family protein, whose product MQIKLSDLPYGERAVVREIRTSAHDLNCLGLRIGKELKMITKQPIKGPVVVLLGELEIAMGIETAEQIVVETRTGA is encoded by the coding sequence ATGCAGATAAAACTCTCAGATTTGCCGTATGGCGAGAGGGCGGTCGTCCGGGAGATCCGGACCTCGGCGCATGACCTGAACTGCCTGGGACTCCGCATCGGCAAAGAACTGAAAATGATTACCAAACAGCCCATCAAGGGGCCGGTGGTCGTCCTTCTGGGTGAACTGGAGATCGCGATGGGTATTGAGACCGCTGAACAGATTGTGGTAGAGACCAGGACAGGTGCATGA
- a CDS encoding metal-dependent transcriptional regulator — protein MEEGYIAKHLSRKAEDYLEAILNVTLEKGYARTKDVAEQLGLSPSSVVEMFRKLDSLGLVEYRRYEGVVFRPEGRRIAEVIKYRHDTLKKFLLLIGVSDKVAEQDACFMEHELNPETVRRIRLFLETMDKDPTFCHQLQQQIEQQILKK, from the coding sequence ATGGAAGAAGGATACATTGCAAAACACCTCAGCAGGAAGGCTGAGGACTACTTGGAAGCTATCCTTAATGTGACTCTTGAGAAAGGCTATGCCCGGACGAAGGATGTGGCCGAACAGCTGGGGCTCAGCCCTTCCAGTGTGGTCGAGATGTTCCGCAAACTGGACAGTCTGGGCCTTGTTGAATACCGGCGGTATGAAGGGGTGGTCTTTCGCCCGGAGGGGCGCAGGATTGCCGAGGTGATCAAGTACCGCCACGATACCCTGAAGAAGTTTCTTCTGTTGATAGGTGTATCGGATAAGGTTGCCGAGCAGGATGCCTGTTTTATGGAGCATGAGCTCAATCCAGAAACAGTGCGCCGTATCCGCCTCTTTTTGGAGACGATGGATAAAGACCCTACCTTCTGCCACCAGCTTCAGCAACAGATTGAGCAGCAGATACTGAAGAAATAA
- a CDS encoding FeoB small GTPase domain-containing protein produces the protein MTDGREGSPDAGTVVLMLGNPNVGKSALFNRMTGANAIVSNYPGTTVDFTSGTLIEGGHTYTIIDVPGTYSLEPRDAAEEVAVKMLRDYPDATVMIVLDATKTDRGLYIALEVMERGMPCIVAVNMMDAAHEKKITVDIPGLQRILGVPVVSTTATSGEGVRDLAEMLRKAQVADIGAIAERLRGGEPERDPIRGCGGCGGCGGC, from the coding sequence ATGACTGACGGGAGAGAGGGTAGTCCTGATGCAGGGACGGTCGTCCTGATGCTCGGCAACCCGAATGTAGGCAAAAGTGCGCTTTTTAACCGGATGACCGGGGCAAACGCCATCGTATCCAACTATCCCGGCACAACCGTCGATTTCACGAGCGGAACCCTCATCGAGGGTGGGCATACCTATACGATCATCGATGTGCCAGGCACCTACTCCCTTGAACCGCGGGACGCAGCAGAAGAGGTCGCAGTCAAAATGCTCCGGGATTATCCGGATGCAACGGTGATGATAGTGCTGGATGCCACAAAGACGGACCGGGGCCTCTATATTGCCCTTGAGGTGATGGAACGGGGAATGCCCTGTATTGTGGCGGTCAATATGATGGATGCCGCCCATGAAAAGAAGATCACCGTTGACATTCCCGGTCTCCAGCGTATCCTGGGTGTCCCGGTGGTCTCGACGACCGCAACGAGCGGTGAAGGGGTGCGTGACCTTGCAGAGATGCTGAGGAAGGCACAGGTCGCAGATATCGGGGCCATCGCAGAGCGCCTGCGGGGCGGAGAGCCGGAACGTGACCCCATCCGCGGCTGTGGTGGCTGCGGCGGATGCGGGGGGTGCTGA
- a CDS encoding radical SAM protein: MGYQYLFGPVPSRRLGVSLGIDLVPHKTCSYNCIYCECGKTTDMTTVRSEFYPTDAIIREIDDYLSTHPHLDYITFSGSGEPTLHSGMGKIAQHIREYFPEYRLALLTNGSLLTDPEVRAEAALMHVVVPSMDAVSESIFKKIDRPCSTITAADVLSGIVTFRKEFKGEIWLEIFIIPGMNDSEEELLFLRDAIAEIRPDRVQLNTLDRPGLYDWITTPTKEEMEHIAGALGFPGTEIVEGLPSRSDIASFSQDVRDSILGTIRRRPCTIDDLSRILGLHPNEVRKYIDSLLADGYITEEREARGIFYRPR; this comes from the coding sequence ATGGGTTACCAGTACCTCTTTGGCCCGGTGCCGTCCCGGCGTCTGGGAGTCTCGCTTGGAATCGATCTTGTGCCCCACAAGACATGCAGCTACAACTGTATTTACTGCGAGTGCGGCAAGACGACGGATATGACTACCGTTCGTTCCGAATTTTATCCGACAGACGCGATAATCCGGGAAATTGACGACTATCTCTCAACGCATCCGCATCTCGATTATATCACGTTTTCCGGCTCCGGTGAGCCAACGCTCCATTCCGGAATGGGGAAAATTGCCCAACATATACGGGAGTACTTCCCGGAGTACCGCTTGGCGCTTCTTACAAACGGGAGTCTCCTCACCGACCCTGAGGTGCGTGCGGAGGCAGCTCTTATGCATGTCGTCGTGCCATCGATGGATGCGGTATCCGAGAGTATATTCAAAAAGATCGACCGGCCCTGTTCCACGATCACCGCAGCAGATGTCCTCTCAGGTATTGTCACCTTCAGAAAGGAGTTTAAAGGCGAAATCTGGCTTGAGATCTTCATCATCCCCGGTATGAATGACTCCGAAGAGGAACTGCTTTTCCTGCGCGATGCGATTGCAGAGATACGTCCTGACCGCGTGCAGCTCAATACACTGGACCGGCCGGGCCTCTATGACTGGATTACGACACCCACAAAAGAGGAGATGGAACATATTGCAGGCGCACTCGGTTTTCCCGGGACAGAGATCGTGGAAGGGCTCCCTTCCCGTTCAGATATCGCCTCGTTCTCGCAGGATGTCCGGGATTCTATCCTTGGAACCATCAGGAGACGCCCCTGCACGATAGACGATCTGAGCCGCATCCTCGGGCTGCACCCAAATGAGGTACGCAAGTACATCGACTCCCTCCTCGCGGATGGATACATCACCGAGGAGCGGGAGGCCCGCGGGATCTTTTACCGGCCGCGGTAG
- a CDS encoding UbiA family prenyltransferase, with translation MHRRTLRAYSDLLRLHFAFAWPLLFCSGAVLAFAAYDGFSWSYLFTIALIGLFGFEAGMVLNDYVDRIYDRRDVESRMTGYWRPFGTRPIAEGLIPARHARNVVLLLAVAAFVLTLTLPYPHSLFVALIMGYSYAVEVFYQVKKRSQTFPVAQLVGRTDFALFPVAGYLAVGMPDGTALLYFLFFYPYALAHLAANDITDLRNDIARGMKTVPVLYGVRGTIIWIVACTVLHGIMAFLFARVLDPVAQAALFVGFLLVIAANGILLQSSGTPEAGLRALPLFHAAMAVYAGGIVLAFFV, from the coding sequence ATGCATCGTCGGACCCTACGGGCATACAGCGATCTCCTCCGGCTCCACTTTGCCTTTGCATGGCCGCTCCTCTTCTGTTCAGGTGCGGTTCTGGCCTTCGCGGCCTATGACGGGTTTTCGTGGTCGTATCTTTTCACCATCGCACTGATCGGTCTCTTCGGCTTCGAGGCGGGAATGGTCCTCAACGACTACGTGGACCGCATCTATGACCGGAGAGATGTCGAGAGCCGGATGACCGGATACTGGCGTCCGTTCGGGACCCGCCCCATCGCGGAAGGGCTCATCCCGGCCCGGCATGCCAGAAATGTTGTTCTCCTTCTTGCGGTTGCCGCCTTCGTCCTGACTCTTACGCTTCCCTATCCGCATTCTCTCTTTGTTGCCCTCATTATGGGCTACAGCTATGCCGTCGAGGTGTTCTATCAGGTGAAGAAGCGCTCGCAGACATTTCCCGTCGCCCAGCTTGTGGGCAGGACCGACTTCGCCCTCTTCCCCGTCGCGGGGTATCTCGCGGTTGGGATGCCGGATGGGACGGCGCTTCTCTACTTCCTCTTCTTCTACCCGTACGCCCTTGCACACCTCGCGGCAAACGACATCACCGACCTGAGAAATGACATCGCCCGGGGCATGAAGACCGTTCCTGTGCTTTATGGTGTGCGGGGAACGATCATCTGGATTGTGGCATGCACCGTCCTGCACGGCATCATGGCGTTTCTCTTTGCCCGTGTCCTGGATCCGGTGGCTCAGGCGGCGCTATTTGTTGGATTTCTGCTGGTAATCGCGGCGAACGGCATACTATTACAAAGCAGCGGGACGCCGGAGGCAGGGTTGCGGGCACTGCCGCTCTTTCATGCCGCGATGGCGGTCTATGCAGGGGGCATTGTTCTCGCGTTCTTTGTCTGA
- a CDS encoding nucleoside recognition domain-containing protein — MTPSAAVVAAADAGGADVMVFSSDARWEMVDAITRQTVTYGTYKQTLGDVLGDLTVKPLTGIPVAVAALYAFWSVFTSFAGTLVTDGFMVKFFDGFWLPWMQSVWPDPESWLYFLFVGNPAADTCFEAFGMLTSGLFVSIGVVLPAVLVFYLMMTILEDSGYLPRLAVLMDSVLHRIGLHGYAIVPIILGLGCNVPAVTATRILETKKQRFIMMTLLALFIPCGAQLGIMMSVLPDLVGVVMLCLIVGFGIFGFVLHTVIPGENPEILVDVPRYHWPVKEYVAKKLWNRTKGFLKEAVPFVLFGILVVNLLYLGGVIQGLANLLEPVFVTWFGVPKETVGPLIAAFLRKDLAIAQLSTIPMTTYQMVASVVLVTIYFPCVATFVVMLREGWKELLAAIAVLFVVVFIYGGIIHGIGILLGVA; from the coding sequence GTGACCCCATCCGCGGCTGTGGTGGCTGCGGCGGATGCGGGGGGTGCTGACGTCATGGTATTCTCTTCTGACGCCCGCTGGGAGATGGTGGACGCCATCACCCGCCAGACGGTCACCTATGGCACCTATAAACAGACGCTTGGCGATGTGCTGGGAGACCTGACCGTCAAACCCCTCACCGGGATACCAGTGGCTGTTGCGGCACTCTATGCATTCTGGAGTGTCTTCACCTCGTTTGCGGGGACGCTCGTGACCGACGGGTTCATGGTGAAGTTCTTTGACGGCTTCTGGCTGCCGTGGATGCAGTCCGTCTGGCCCGACCCCGAGAGCTGGCTCTACTTCCTCTTTGTGGGGAATCCTGCGGCAGATACCTGCTTTGAGGCGTTCGGGATGCTCACGTCCGGACTATTTGTCTCGATAGGTGTAGTGCTGCCGGCGGTCCTTGTCTTCTATCTGATGATGACCATTCTGGAAGACTCGGGGTACCTGCCACGACTCGCGGTCCTTATGGACTCGGTACTCCACCGCATCGGGCTGCATGGATATGCAATTGTCCCTATCATTCTTGGCCTCGGGTGCAATGTGCCTGCGGTGACTGCCACCCGGATTCTGGAGACGAAAAAACAGCGGTTCATCATGATGACCCTCCTTGCCCTCTTCATTCCCTGCGGGGCCCAGCTGGGTATTATGATGAGTGTCCTCCCGGACCTTGTGGGAGTGGTGATGCTCTGCCTCATTGTTGGATTCGGCATCTTCGGGTTTGTCTTACATACGGTGATACCGGGAGAAAATCCCGAGATCCTTGTGGATGTGCCCCGTTACCACTGGCCTGTGAAGGAGTATGTCGCAAAGAAACTCTGGAACCGGACCAAGGGGTTCCTGAAAGAGGCGGTGCCTTTTGTGCTCTTTGGTATCCTGGTCGTCAACCTCCTCTATCTTGGCGGTGTGATACAGGGGCTTGCAAATCTGCTCGAACCGGTCTTTGTCACCTGGTTTGGCGTCCCCAAAGAGACCGTGGGGCCGCTCATTGCGGCATTCCTTAGAAAGGACCTCGCCATTGCACAGCTCTCGACTATCCCGATGACCACCTATCAGATGGTCGCCTCAGTCGTGCTCGTCACCATCTACTTCCCGTGTGTGGCCACCTTTGTGGTGATGCTCCGGGAAGGCTGGAAAGAACTACTTGCCGCAATCGCGGTGCTCTTCGTGGTCGTCTTCATCTATGGTGGAATTATCCACGGCATCGGCATCCTCCTGGGGGTCGCATAA